A genome region from Lathyrus oleraceus cultivar Zhongwan6 unplaced genomic scaffold, CAAS_Psat_ZW6_1.0 chrUn0967, whole genome shotgun sequence includes the following:
- the LOC127115069 gene encoding uncharacterized protein LOC127115069: MADQEHELERVSSELEDLRGNMGQVMEILQVIRAKLDTQTTVVSEIAGPTIEPQPARAVPTTWPTYGLPPGFTPAVEGAPGFAPSAQQTAPLPTINENHPVVHTFAPPLVRAHVQPYFEDQQHAPDFSDEDEERQEDLRGMKENYQLLEKRLRAMEGDQVFGATAKEMCLVSGLVIPAKFRTPDFDKYEGHSCPKSHLIMYYRKMAAHVEDDKLMIHCFQDSLRGAPSKWYLSLDQSRIRCFQDLSDAFIQHYKYNMDMAPDRRQLL, encoded by the coding sequence ATGGCAGATCAAGAGCATGAATTGGAGCGAGTGAGCTCAGAGCTCGAAGACCTGCGTGGAAACATGGGGCAGGTCATGGAGATATTACAGGTCATCAGGGCAAAGCTAGACACCCAAACCACGGTTGTTTCTGAAATCGCAGGTCCaacgattgaaccccaacctgcgCGGGCGGTACCAACAACCTGGCCCACCTATGGTTTACCTCCTGGTTTCACTCCTGCAGTTGAAGGTGCCCCTGGTTTTGCACCATCTGCTCAGCAGACAGCTCCTTTACCGACCATCAATGAAAACCATCCGGTGGTTCACACGTTCGCACCTCCTCTCGTTCGTGCACACGTGCAACCCTACTTTGAGGACCAACAACACGCCCCAGACTtttcagatgaagatgaggaaaggcAGGAGGACCTAAGAGGGATGAAGGAGAACTACCAGCTGCTTGAGAAGAGATtgagggctatggaaggtgaccaagtttttggtgctacAGCTAAGGAGATGTGCCTGGTGTCCGGTCTTGTGATCCCAGCAAAGTTCAGGACCCCAGATTTCGATAAGTATGAGGGCCACTCGTGTCCTAAGAGTCACCTcattatgtactatcgaaaaatggctgcGCATGTAGAGGATGACAAGCTcatgatacattgcttccaggATAGCCTGAGGGGTGCTCCCTCCAAGTGGTACCTAAGCCTGGATCAGAGTAGGATTCGGTGTTTCCAGGACTTATCTGATGCCTTCATCCAACActacaagtataacatggatatggcccccGATAGGAGACAACTACTCA